One Pseudomonas sp. MM213 genomic window, CCGTGGCAACCTGGTCAGCCGCAGCGAGCAGCTCAAGTTGCTCGGCGCGCGGGCCAGCAAGAGTCTGCCGGCGGACCTGTTGGAGCGGGCGATGACGGATGTTGATGGCCTGGTCGAGTTGCCCGAGTAATCTCAAAAGCATCGCCGGCAAGCCAGCTCCTACAGTAAATCGCGTTCTCAACTGTAGGAGCCGGCTTGCCGGCGATGGCGTCCGTCAAAACACCACATCACTAAAAACCTGCCGATCTACAACGGCAAATGCCGACTCAACAACGCCCGCAACGCCGCCGGTTTCACCGGTTTGGCCAGGTAATCCAACCCCGCCGCATGCACCTGCGCCACCGTCTCGGGATGCCCATCGGCGCTGATCACCACACCGGGCACCGGCTCGCCCAAACGGGTGCGCAGCCACGCCATCAACTCGGTCCCGGTCTCGCCGTCGTCCAGGTGATAATCCACCAGCGCCAATTGCGGACGTACGCCATCGCTGAGCAACGCCGCGCATTCGTCGCGATTGCGCGCTGTCCAGACCTGACAACCCCAGCGGGTCAGCAAACTGTTCATGCCTATCAGGATGCTGTCCTCGTTGTCGATGCACAGCACCTGTGCGCCGCTCAGGAGTTTGCCGTTAAGTTCGGTGACGTTGGCCGGCGCCGCGATTTGCGCCTGAGCCAACGGCACGCTGACGCTGAACACGCTGCCGCGCCCCGGCCAGGAACGCACTTGCAAGGTGTGGCCCAGAACGCGACACAGCCCGTCAGCAATCGCCAGGCCCAGGCCCAGGCCTTTCTCGGCACGGGTCTGGTGGCTGTCGAGGCGTTTGAACTCCTCGAAAATCACTTTCAGTTTGTCTTCCGGGATCCCCGGACCACGGTCCCAGACCTCCAGGCACAGTTCACCCTTGTGCCGGCGAACCCCTAAAAGCACTGGCCCCTTGGCGTAGCGAAAGGCGTTGGTCAGGAAGTTCTGCAAGATCCGCCGCAATAGTTTGATGTCACTGTCGACCCGCAGCGTGCTGCCGCGAACGCGGAATTTGAGCCCCTGGTCCCGGGCCAGCGCCTTGAATTCCGCGCCAAGAATATCGAACAGCTCATTGAGCACGAACGGTTTTGGCTCCGGGTTGATCTTGCCGTTTTCCAGGCGGGAAATGTCCAGCAAATCGCTGATCAGGTCTTCGGCCGAGCGCAGTGATGAATCCAGGTGATGAACCAGTTTCTGCGCTTCGCTGGACAAGCCATCGTCCTGATGGGACAGGGCTGCAGAAAACAGTCGGGCGGCGTTCAGCGGTTGCATCAGGTCGTGGCTGACCGCCGCGAGAAAGCGGGTCTTCGACTGGTTGGCCGACTCGGCGGTGCCCTTGGCTTCGGTCAGGGCCACGTTGAGTTGCGACAACTCGTGGGTGCGCTCGGTGACCCGTCGCTCCAGGCCTTCGTTGGCTTCGGTCAGCGCCTGCTCGGCTTCGCGGAACGCGGTGATGTCGGTGAAACTCATGACAAAACCGCCGCCCGGCATCGGGTTGCCGATCAGCTCGATCACACGGCCATTGGGGAAAAGTCTTTCAGACGTGTGGGCACGGCCCTGACGCATCCAGTGCAATCGGCGTGCGACGTGCACTTCCGCTTCACCCGGGCCGCACAGGCCGCGCTCGGCGTTGTAGCGAATGATGTCGGCAATCGGCCGACCGACGCTGATCAAGCCATCCGGGTAATTGAACAGTTCCAGATAACGCCGGTTCCACGCCACCAGCCGCAGCGACTGGTCGACCACGCTGATGCCCTGGGTGATGTTCTCGATCGCGCCTTGCAACAAGGCGCGGTTGAATTGCAGCACTTCCGAGGCTTCGTCGGCGATGCGCACGACGTCCTCAAGTTGCATTTCCCGCCCTTCGATGGCGGCTTTTACCACCGCCCGCGTCGAAGAAGCACCCAGTACACCGGCCAGCAAACGTTCGGTATGGGCGATCCACTCGCTGTCGGCGTTCTGGTTCGGGTTGAAGCCTTTGCCCTGGCGATAGGCGAAACGGATAAAACTCTGACGGGCGCGTTCTTCACCGACAAACCGTGCCGCGAGTTGCAGCAGATCTTCGATTTGCACTGCCAGCATTGAGCGCGCGCTGGGGCGGGCACTGATTTCCTGGCCGATGAAACGCCCGGCTTGCCAGTGCTCCGAAACCCTTGTGCGTGACAGCACCGACACCCAGGCGAACAGCGTGAAGTTGGCCGCCAGCGACAACACCACGCCTTGGGTCAGCGGGGTGAGCGGCAGGTTCAGCGGATTGCTGTGCAACCACGCCAGCCCGGGGAACGTGCTCAACGACACGCCGAGGCTGTGCGCGGCAATCGGCAGAATCAGCGTGTAAAACCACAGGAACGTACCGGCGGCGAGGCCGGCGAACACACCACGGCGGTTGGCCTGTTTCCAGTACAGCGCGCCAAGCATGGCCGGGGCCAGTTGGGTCACGGCGGCAAAGGCGATCTGGCCGATGGTCGCCAGGCTCGCGGTCGAGCCCAGCAGTCGATAGCTGACGTACGCCAGCAGCAAAATCACCACGATGCTGACGCGGCGCACCGAGAGCATCCACTGGCGGAACACTTCGAACGGCCGCTCGGCGTTGTTGCGACGCAGCAGCCACGGCAGCAGCATGTCATTGGAGACCATGGTCGACAGCGCCACGCTGGCAACAATCACCATGCCGGTCGCCGCCGAAGCACCGCCGATAAAGGCCAGCATCGCCAGTGCGGGATGGGCCTGGGCCAGTGGCAGGCTGATGACAAAGGAATCCGGCAACACTGAACTTGGCAGCAGCATCTGGCCGGCCAATGCGATCGGTACGACAAACAATGCCGCCAGCGCCAGATAGGCGGGAAACACCCACTTGGCCAGGCGCAAATCCTGCGGGTCGATGTTTTCCACCACGGTCACGTGGAACTGCCGGGGCAGGCAGATGATCGCCATCATCGCCACACCGGTCTGCACCACCATTGATGGCCAGTTGATGGTTTCCTTCCAGTAGGCTTCGAGGCGTGGGGCGAGCATGGCCTGGTCGAACAGGTCGTCGAAACCGTCGTACAGGCCGTAGGTCACGAACGCACCCACCGCGAGAAACGCGAACAGCTTGACCAGGGACTCGAACGCAATCGCCAGCACCATGCCGCGGTGGTGTTCGGTGGCGTCGAGGTTGCGCGTACCGAAGACGATGGTAAACAACGCCAGCACCAGCGACACAATCAGCGCCGTGTCCTGGGCGCGGGTGCCCATGGCGTCGGCACCGGCACCGATCAACAGGTTCACCCCGAGCACGATGCCTTTGAGTTGCAGTGCAATGTAGGGCAGCACGCCGACCAGGCAGATCAGCGCCACGACAATCGCCAGTGACTGGGATTTGCCGTAGCGGGCGGCGATGAAGTCGGCAATGGAGGTGATGTTCTCCTGCTTGCTGATCATCACCATTTTTTGCAGGACCCACGGCGCGCAGACCAGCAGCAGGATCGGCCCGAGGTAGATCGGCAGGAACGACCAGAGTTGTTCGGCGGCCTGGCCGACGGCACCGAAGAACGTCCAGCTGGTGCAATAGACCGCCAGCGACAGGCTGTACACCCAGGCGCGCACTCGCGGCGGCAGCGGCGCGCTGCGACGGTCACCGTAGAAGGCGATGGCGAACATGATGGCCATATAGGCCAGGGCAACGGCGGCGATCAGCCCGCTGGACAGCGACATGGAAACTCCAGACAAAAGACACACGGGACGACAGCCCGAACAGACAGTCTCGCACGACCGTCCGCGTTAGTCAGTGTCGACCAAGGTCGTGGAGTGGCGGGGTGTCGCAGGGTTGTTCTTGTAGGAGCGTGGCTTGCCCGCGAAGGCGTCATCACTGACTGAACGCAATCTCGATCAACCGATGCAACTCCTCAACCTCGAGCGGCGCCGGCGAAAACAGAATGCGAAACACAGTAGGCGCCGCCATCAGATTGATCAGCCGATCAACACCCGGTTTCGGCTCATCCGGATAACGATCCAGAATCATCTGCAACTGCCCGCCAATGATCGTCACACACAGACCCGGCGTCGGGCTCGATTGCACATCGCGCAGCATGTTGCGGCCAGGTTCGGAGCTCATCTCGTCCAGATACTGCTCGGCCCAGGCCTGCACATCCCCGCGCAGGCTGCCGGTGTTGGCAGGCTCGCTGTCGGGTTGCATGCGCGCCAGGGCGACATCCGCCAGCAAGGCCGACAGATCGCCCCAACGCCGATAGATGGTCGACGGCGTAACCCCCGCGCGAGCCGCGATTTGCGGGACGGTCACGGTGGAGCGGTCCTGTTCTTCGAGGAGCGCACGGACTGCCGAATGAATCGACTCTTGCACCCGGGCACTGCGGCCGCCGGGGCGTAAACCTTCTTTAATAGCCATGGAGCGGACCTTAACACAAAGAATTTGCTTTAAGCGCAGACGAGTAGCACACTCCGCAAAAGCAAAAAATTAGCTTTTGCGGAGTGTGCGCATGTCGAGTTCTGTTTCCAACCGTTCAACCCTGTGGTTTCTGGCGATCACTTTACTGAGTTTTCTCGCCGCTTCCACGGCGCCGACGCCGTTGTATCACTTGTATCAGGAGCAGCTGCATTTCTCGGCAGCAACCTTGACCGTGATTTTCGGCATCTACGCCATCAGTCTGCTGGTGGCGCTGCTGACGGTCGGTTCGCTCTCGGACTATCTGGGACGCAAGCCGGTCATTTTCAGCGCCGTCCTGCTGAACCTGCTGGCGATGCTGTTGTTTATCAATGCCGACAGCGTGGCGTGGTTGATCGGCGCGCGGGTGCTTCAGGGGTTCGCGACCGGGATGGCCACCGCGGTATTGAGCGCCGCGCTGCTGGACACCGATCGCCAGCAGGGGCCGCTGATCAACAGTGTCGCGCCGCTGCTTGGTATGGCGGTTGGCGCCGTGGGGTGCGGCTTGCTGGCCGAGTTTGCGCCGCTGCCGCTGCAGCTCACTTATTGGGTGTTGTTCGCGCTGTTTGTGATGCAGGCGCTGTATGTCTGGCGCCTGCCGGAAAGCGTCAGTTCGCAACCGGGGGCATGGGCCTCGTTGCGTCCGACCCTGCATGTGCCGACCCAGGCTCGCTCGACCTTGTGGCGAGTGTTGCCGCTGAATATCGCGACCTGGGCGCTCGGCGGTTTTTATGCCTCGCTCGGCCCTTCGTTGCTGCGCACGGCCACCGGTTCCACCTCGAACCTGATGGGGGGAGCGGCAGTCGCCGCATTGACGCTGACCGGCGCGCTGATGATCTTCACCCTGCGCAACCGGCCTGCCGCCAAAGGGCTGTTGCTGGGCGGCACGTTACTGCCCATCGGCCTCGTGTTGCTGTTGCTGGGCG contains:
- a CDS encoding hybrid sensor histidine kinase/response regulator — its product is MSLSSGLIAAVALAYMAIMFAIAFYGDRRSAPLPPRVRAWVYSLSLAVYCTSWTFFGAVGQAAEQLWSFLPIYLGPILLLVCAPWVLQKMVMISKQENITSIADFIAARYGKSQSLAIVVALICLVGVLPYIALQLKGIVLGVNLLIGAGADAMGTRAQDTALIVSLVLALFTIVFGTRNLDATEHHRGMVLAIAFESLVKLFAFLAVGAFVTYGLYDGFDDLFDQAMLAPRLEAYWKETINWPSMVVQTGVAMMAIICLPRQFHVTVVENIDPQDLRLAKWVFPAYLALAALFVVPIALAGQMLLPSSVLPDSFVISLPLAQAHPALAMLAFIGGASAATGMVIVASVALSTMVSNDMLLPWLLRRNNAERPFEVFRQWMLSVRRVSIVVILLLAYVSYRLLGSTASLATIGQIAFAAVTQLAPAMLGALYWKQANRRGVFAGLAAGTFLWFYTLILPIAAHSLGVSLSTFPGLAWLHSNPLNLPLTPLTQGVVLSLAANFTLFAWVSVLSRTRVSEHWQAGRFIGQEISARPSARSMLAVQIEDLLQLAARFVGEERARQSFIRFAYRQGKGFNPNQNADSEWIAHTERLLAGVLGASSTRAVVKAAIEGREMQLEDVVRIADEASEVLQFNRALLQGAIENITQGISVVDQSLRLVAWNRRYLELFNYPDGLISVGRPIADIIRYNAERGLCGPGEAEVHVARRLHWMRQGRAHTSERLFPNGRVIELIGNPMPGGGFVMSFTDITAFREAEQALTEANEGLERRVTERTHELSQLNVALTEAKGTAESANQSKTRFLAAVSHDLMQPLNAARLFSAALSHQDDGLSSEAQKLVHHLDSSLRSAEDLISDLLDISRLENGKINPEPKPFVLNELFDILGAEFKALARDQGLKFRVRGSTLRVDSDIKLLRRILQNFLTNAFRYAKGPVLLGVRRHKGELCLEVWDRGPGIPEDKLKVIFEEFKRLDSHQTRAEKGLGLGLAIADGLCRVLGHTLQVRSWPGRGSVFSVSVPLAQAQIAAPANVTELNGKLLSGAQVLCIDNEDSILIGMNSLLTRWGCQVWTARNRDECAALLSDGVRPQLALVDYHLDDGETGTELMAWLRTRLGEPVPGVVISADGHPETVAQVHAAGLDYLAKPVKPAALRALLSRHLPL
- a CDS encoding TetR/AcrR family transcriptional regulator, producing MAIKEGLRPGGRSARVQESIHSAVRALLEEQDRSTVTVPQIAARAGVTPSTIYRRWGDLSALLADVALARMQPDSEPANTGSLRGDVQAWAEQYLDEMSSEPGRNMLRDVQSSPTPGLCVTIIGGQLQMILDRYPDEPKPGVDRLINLMAAPTVFRILFSPAPLEVEELHRLIEIAFSQ
- a CDS encoding MFS transporter; this encodes MSSSVSNRSTLWFLAITLLSFLAASTAPTPLYHLYQEQLHFSAATLTVIFGIYAISLLVALLTVGSLSDYLGRKPVIFSAVLLNLLAMLLFINADSVAWLIGARVLQGFATGMATAVLSAALLDTDRQQGPLINSVAPLLGMAVGAVGCGLLAEFAPLPLQLTYWVLFALFVMQALYVWRLPESVSSQPGAWASLRPTLHVPTQARSTLWRVLPLNIATWALGGFYASLGPSLLRTATGSTSNLMGGAAVAALTLTGALMIFTLRNRPAAKGLLLGGTLLPIGLVLLLLGVHSASLPLFFLGTLVAGCGFGAGFLGAVRSLVPLAQPHERAGLMSAYYVLSYLAFCLPSLLAGNLTRTFGLVATTDGYGAVLIVLSVGALLALMRPRPAEVCSATGHP